The stretch of DNA GGCGTGTTTTCAGCAAGCCTGTTCCAAAAGTTTTGCGATTATTACCTCACCGGTTTTCTCAACGTGTTGAATCCATTGAAAGGCCTCGGGTTGCGAAAAGTTTTTCACCCATCCAGCGTGGCTGTGGACGAGTTGCCCGCCGATATGAGCGAATATGCGGCGGCGAAAATGGCTGCGGAAATGCTCTGCCAATCGCTGGAGAAAAACCGCAAAGCCGGCTTAACGATATACAAGCCCCGATTGCCGCGATTGGGCACCGACCAGACGGCAACGTTTTTGCCGGTGAAAAATGCGGACCCGGCGCCCGTGATGCTAGAACATTTGCGAGCGTTTCGTGTCATGTAAGTGTGTGCCAACAACCGTTAGAATGGTGGATGGTCAACGGCTGGATTATCCGTAGCTTCTGATCCGAATCCCGCGCCACTCAATCCTGGCCCCTGCCGTCTATGTCGCACGAGTTTTACGAAAATCCGCTGATTCGCCGCTATGCCTCGCCGGAGATGAGCCGGCTGTGGGGGGACCAAAAAAAATTCCGCACGTGGCGTCAATTGTGGGTGTGGCTGGCCGAGGCGGAAGCGGAGTTGGGATTGCCGATTACCAAGGTGCAAATCGACGAGCTGTACAAGCACATCGACACCATTAACTTCGAAGAGGCGGAAAAGCTCGAGCGCCGCTTGCGCCACGACGTGATGGCTCACGCACATGCTTATGGAGAGCAGTGTCCCCGGGCGCGGGGCATTATTCACCTGGGCGCCACCAGTTGCTACGTGACCGACAATACCGACTTGATGCTGATGCATGAAGGTTTACAAATGCTGGCCGTGCGGCTGGCCAGCGTGATCGACCGACTGGGAAAAATTGCCCAACATCATCGCGATTTGGTCTGTTTAGGCTTCACCCACTTGCAACCGGCGCAGCCGACCACGGTGGGAAAGCGCGCCTGTTTGTGGGCCTACGATTTGGCGATGGATTTACACGAAGTGGAACATCGCTTGATGGAACTCAAGTCGCGGGGCGTAAAAGGGACAACGGGCACGCAGGCCAGTTTTTTACAACTGTTCGGCGGCGATCACGCCCAGGTGCAGCGGCTGGAGCAACTGGTCGCAAAAAAAATGGGCTTCGACAAAGTCTATCCGGTAACCGGACAAACGTATTCCCGCAAAGTCGATGCGCAAATTCTGGCGACATTGTCGGGCATTGCCCAGAGCGCGCATAAAACGGCCACGGACATTCGCCTACTGGCCTCGCGCAAGGAATTGGAAGAGCCATTCGAGGTGGAACAAATTGGCTCGTCGGCCATGGCCTACAAACGTAACCCCATGCGGAGCGAACGGATTTGCGGCTTGGCGCGGTATGTGATGAGTTTGGAAACCAGCGCCGCCACCACGGCCAGCACGCAATGGCTGGAGCGCACGCTGGACGACAGCGCCAATCGGCGGTTGGTATTGCCGCAAGCATTTTTGGCGGTCGATGCGATTTTGATTTTATATCAGAACATTGCCAGCGCCATGGTGGTGTATCCGCACATGATCGCCAAGCACTTATCGGAAGAGCTGCCGTTTATGGCGACGGAGAATATTTTGATGGCCGCCGTAGCCGCCGGGGGCGATCGGCAAGATTTGCACGAGCGCATTCGCCGACATAGTCAGGCCGCCGCTCAAGTGGTGAAAGAGCAGGGGGGTGACAACGATTTAATTGGCCGCTTAACCGCCGACAAAGCGTTTGCCAAAGTCGATTTTTCCGAAACGCTGGATCCCAATCGTTTTGTCGGCCGCGCGCCGCAACAAGTGGACGAGTTTTTGAGCGAAATTGTTGAGCCGATTCGCCGGAAGTATCAAGATCAACTGCAGCAGACCGCGGTGGTGATGGTGTGAATCTACAGAGTCATTTTGTCGCAAACTAGATTGAAAGCTGCACCCTCACAATCTGGAAGGGCTGGGATCGTCAAATTCATCGTTCAAGAGTGTTTTCCTATTGAAGCGGGTAACTTCACTTGGTGAGAGCGTCAACAAGTTGATTATATCCTCACGTGTCCTTGGCGGAAATTGATCCAATATCGGCTGAACCATAGCCTCCCGTTCATCGTCCGATTTTCCTTCGAAGCGGTCATCAATCACACGAACTCGGATGGATGCTGAATTGTATCGATACGCGTCGGTTTGCGGGAATGTTTTGCGAAAGAGATTCTCGACGTCGCGCGTCTGTTCCGTCCGCATCCCTTCCCAAGCTGGTTTAATACTTTGGCTCATGGTAATTGGCCCTCAACCCAATCATAAATCGCTGTTGCGGATTTTAAGAACGCTCTTGTCTCGCCGGTATCTTTCTTGCCGAATTCATATCTTAAATCCACCGACCATCCAAGTCGAAGGATTCGTTTCTTTAAATCTGGCGGGATAGGATGTCCAATGTCTGTAAGGTAGCCAGCCAGGATTTCTGGATTGTGGTTCTTTTTTCCCGAAGTAATAAGCTTAAGTTTTTCCGTTCGTTCTGCCTCAGAGGAGTACTCTATAATCAATGCCTTCAAGGTGCACTCGATGGCATACCCTGCTAAATATGTAGCATCCAAATTATACCGACTTCCGTTTTCTACGAGAAACTGAGCGGTTGCAAGTCTTTGGGCGGCGGCTCGCTGGAAATCGCGACTTGAAGAAGGCATGCACTCACTTCTGTAGTGTTTTATACCAAATCGAGGCGGCGAACTTTCTGGCGAGCGGCGGCGCGGCATTGGGAGCAGACGCCGCTGATAATCAGGCGATGGCTGGTCACGCGAAAGTGATGCTCCCGGGCCACGGCTTCGCGCA from Pirellulales bacterium encodes:
- the purB gene encoding adenylosuccinate lyase — its product is MSHEFYENPLIRRYASPEMSRLWGDQKKFRTWRQLWVWLAEAEAELGLPITKVQIDELYKHIDTINFEEAEKLERRLRHDVMAHAHAYGEQCPRARGIIHLGATSCYVTDNTDLMLMHEGLQMLAVRLASVIDRLGKIAQHHRDLVCLGFTHLQPAQPTTVGKRACLWAYDLAMDLHEVEHRLMELKSRGVKGTTGTQASFLQLFGGDHAQVQRLEQLVAKKMGFDKVYPVTGQTYSRKVDAQILATLSGIAQSAHKTATDIRLLASRKELEEPFEVEQIGSSAMAYKRNPMRSERICGLARYVMSLETSAATTASTQWLERTLDDSANRRLVLPQAFLAVDAILILYQNIASAMVVYPHMIAKHLSEELPFMATENILMAAVAAGGDRQDLHERIRRHSQAAAQVVKEQGGDNDLIGRLTADKAFAKVDFSETLDPNRFVGRAPQQVDEFLSEIVEPIRRKYQDQLQQTAVVMV
- a CDS encoding HEPN domain-containing protein — its product is MPSSSRDFQRAAAQRLATAQFLVENGSRYNLDATYLAGYAIECTLKALIIEYSSEAERTEKLKLITSGKKNHNPEILAGYLTDIGHPIPPDLKKRILRLGWSVDLRYEFGKKDTGETRAFLKSATAIYDWVEGQLP